GCTGATGGAACAGGTGCCGCACTGAGCGTAGCAAATATGGCTGAAGACGTTAACTATACAGGCCCAGCTTGGTTTGTGATGGATAACTCAAAGGTACTTAAACCCATTATTTTCCAAGAGCGCAAAAAGCCACAGTTTACGGCAATGACGAAGCCGGATGATGAAAGTGTGTTCACGCGTAAAGAGTTCCGCTATGGCACAGATTGCCGAGATGCATGCGGCTTTAGCTTCTGGCAACTGGCATTTGGTAACAAGCGCGCACTGACGCCTGACAACCTATGGGACAGCATCAAGAAAATGCGCACCTTCACTGCCGATGGTGGCCGCAAGCTAGGGATTAGACCCACCACACTTGTGGTGCCGCCAGAGCTTGAAGATGTTGCAACCAAAATGCTTGAGCGTGAAATGGAGTCAAGTAGCTCCAACGAACTTAAAGGTCGCTTAAAGCTAGTTGTTGGCGATTACCTGTAACCAC
The sequence above is a segment of the Pseudoalteromonas piscicida genome. Coding sequences within it:
- a CDS encoding Mu-like prophage major head subunit gpT family protein — its product is MAIITPALITSLQTGFKKNFQDGLGEAQPQYNAIATVIPSTTKSNTYGWLGKFPTLKKWVGDRDIQSMKAHGYSIVNDDYEATIGVDRNDIEDDDLGLYASLMKEMGRAAAIHPDEMCFPLLNEGFTTLCYDGQNYFDTDHPVYPNADGTGAALSVANMAEDVNYTGPAWFVMDNSKVLKPIIFQERKKPQFTAMTKPDDESVFTRKEFRYGTDCRDACGFSFWQLAFGNKRALTPDNLWDSIKKMRTFTADGGRKLGIRPTTLVVPPELEDVATKMLEREMESSSSNELKGRLKLVVGDYL